The window ccatggcaacaagctggtttacaatcgggagcagctgattaacattggaaaggctgaaataatacctcaactgaagccacaaatcccaaatgagctaaaacgcaagaagcgtgggtgcagagcgggagcaaaacggagacagagaaaggaaattcaaaccatctcttccatcaatcataatgggcaatgtgagatcactggctaacaagatggaggaactccaagccctttcaaggactcagccagagtttcggcagtttcagaaccgctggaggagatgatgcaaagaaggattctccagagaatcatgaaaatgatggacaaccctgagcattctcttcacaagactgtccgacaacggaagagtgtcttcagtcagaggcttcttcagtttggctgcaacactgaccgctactggagatccttcctgccaacagccattgtaatgtacaacaactctttgatgacttgattattattattctgagctactacagcaatcaatttccctctgggattaataaagtatttttgaattgaattgaattgtgcttTAATAAACAGGTCAGATTTTTTAAAAACTAACTGTTAGCTGATGTTCATAAAACAAGAATAAACAATTTTTGTTATTATAAGTTATAGACTTGTTTAGGTCTCCCTACAGCAGGTTCTTCCTAAGACCTGATCAGCACATCAAATACTTTGTTGTTGCCCAACTTTAACAGTAAGAATAATCAAAAAGTTGTGTTAAAATGTGATTTCATTTAGAGTCAGATAAGAAAATACTCAGTAGGATACAAATACAAAACTAAAAGACAAAACAAAGAACTCAACATGCCATTTTTCAGGGAAGTATTGAATAATCATTGACTTGAAACAGATTAGTGTTTATGTTGAACCCACCATTATTACATCAAGTAGAAGGTTACTGtagattcagctcattttgacctttaactgttttaaagagcaagtcacccccaaaccaagtatttttttgctgataaactatataaatgcatgtctaatcatgccgcagacacgtgtagtcaatagttttacaCTTTAGTgccttttagttaaaatttaaattttctgcctaaaactgtcagtgttgtgccgttgtcaggtaaaaactctgcaccgtatttgaatttaaatctgccaccgctattggctaagaagtacacaatgacgttagatggtacattatgatgtcacaatatcgTTGCTCAGATCTTTTTCTGTTTGAGACTTAAAGAGGAAGTCACCCCCATATGATaaatatgacttagctatctcataattatgagatactaagtcataataatgataaatgacccgcacttgtatagcgcttctcagagtaaggacttcaaagcgctttacactacagtgtatcattcatccattcagacgcacattcatacactggtggtgatgagctacgatgtagccacagctgccctggggcgcactgacagaggcgaggctgccgagcacaggcgccaccggaccctccgaccaccaccagcaggcaacgtgggttatgtgtcttgcccaaggacacaacagcagaattctctgtccggagccgggatcaaaccggcaaccttccgattactggacaaccagtaATGACAGTTAACtcgtaattatgagatactaagtcatcataatgagatagtatctcataataatgagatagtattgcaagatagtatctcattattatgagatagctaagtcatgattacgagataataattttttttctgAGTGGCGGGTATGGGCTTCCATACAATCTGCAGCTTCATCCTCAGCTAAATTTTCCTGTGACAGCAGATGTTTCAGTGACACTTCCATCTAAAGACACAATCGTCCTCTAGATCAAAGTGGAGTCAATAtcactgtcgtctgaagctaatgATGTCTGAGCTTCAATTCATCCCAAACATTCCTGTGAAGCCAACAGAACTCAAATGTCATCATCAGAAGTAAGGAAATATCATCGTCAGTATTGCCTGAAGCGGGTGATGTTTCCGCTCTATCCTCACCGAATCCATCCAGTGAAAATAACGAATTTGTTTGTTAGTTCCAACTTTCTTTTAAGCGCAATAAATCCTGGGGCTCACTCTCAGCACAAAGCAGCAACTCCAGAACATTGTATTCCTCTCCAAACAAATCTAACAAATCATCACCCTTCTCTGAAGCTAGCACCCCAGCATCATCAGAAACAAAAGTCCCATGTGATGTCAGAAACATGTTGACACTTCCATCTAAAGAAAAACAGGTGAAAGTTGTGTCCTCTTGATCAAACAGATGTATACCACCTTGGTTGTCATCAGAAACTAGTGATGGGCAAAATGGGAGGGGCGCAGACGTGCTCGTGCAGAACGCAGTGGTAGGAAGGTGATTTTGGGGTTGATGACGTCAAAGTGAAGCAACTGTGTAACTCAATCTTCTGTTCCACCAAATATCAGAATGGAAATTAATAAAAAACAttagaaaaacataaaaacactaatagaaaaaataacaaaaatgtggcggtttttttcATAAACATCAACTATGCATGTCTGTGATAAAGACTACATTCTCCATAATGCTTTGCGCACACGTCTCTGGTTACGTGCTGTCGCAGCGAAGGAGACATTGCACTGTTCTGTCGTGCAGCCGGCCTCGGCGTTAGTGAGAGGTAAGTTTGTGGTACTTGTTTGAAACGAGTCTTGCTACAAATTAGTGAAACAAAGCTTAAGTGAAAACAAAAGTCAGTCGTTTCGTCAGACACATAAACAACTAACGACAGGATCGACAGTTTTACTGGCAGCTCCTCTCAGTTTAGGAAGGCTAGTGTCGGGCACGCCTATGTGAGGGGTTAGCTGCTCCGGGGGCTCCAGGGCTGTTTGCGCGGGCCCGCATGAGGCGTCGGTATTCACAGGGGTTGGGTATTTTTAGCATGATCCTGCTGCGAACACCAGCCGGTCACTCAACACCTGGAAAATACATGTTCCCGAAGTCTAGCATTGGCTGGAAGCTACAAGGTTTGGGCCACCAACAAGTCAGCTCACAAGCTAGCAGcggcgagcagatcttgtaccgacaccggctgaaAGAGGTTTACTGTCTTATTTGCCTCATTTCCACGTTCCTACTCTTGTGTTAACCTTAGTTTCCTCTGCACTGGTATACTCATGTCCCGTCGGTAACCGCAATAGTTAGTAATGCTAACGTTTAGCGCGCCCGCTCACTGCTCCAGTGTCAACCATGTCGTTATGGGAGTCACGTGACCTGTTATGTCGGCGGAAACCGGGAGTAGTATTTATTTATAAAATCTCAGTATTATAATATGATTCAGGAACTATTTCACTTACGTGGAGTTGAAAGGGTCaacgtattttttattatttattaatgttATCACGTTTTAAAAGTGTGTTTTTAGTTTACCACTATAGTGATAAAAACAactagtaatagtaataatacgAAATGTTAACACGAATTTCAAAACATAACAGGTGTTAATCATATACATTATAATtactgtaaaaacaagcagagttCATCATATGTGGGCAGACACATAAGCTGATCTTATACTAAAAATCCCTTATGATCCTTTTACACTGAAGAATATTAACATACATACATTCTGTGGGTTTAAGTTTCAGGCATACAGTTCTGTTGCCGTGTCCTGGTGCGTTCTGTGTGTTGACCCTCTCTGTTTTATCTCTGCAGCGTGTGTTCGAGGGTGATTCAGGATGGCGGAGCAGCCTCTGTGGGAGCAGATAGGATCCAGCTTCGTGCGGCATTACTATCAGATGTTTGATTCTGACAGATCACAGCTTGGATCCATATATGTAGGTGGAACGTGACTTCTTCTCGGCTTCCTCTGATGACCTTTTTCTAGAAGCCTAATTTTGTTCCTGTTTGTTgtagctttttttatttttagtgaTCTTAGCATTTTTGGAAATGTTCAGGAAAACAAATCTTTTTCTATTCGGGTCTAATAAGTAATATGATATTTACTGACAATATTTCGATGAAATTTGTAAATCTAATTAAATACTGATTGTAGTGTTAGTTTTTCTCCATCATGAGAAATGTGAAGTGGCTTCATGTGTAGATTATTTTCTGccatttaattctttttttttttaatttaattatttatttatttgttttttacatcTGTCACTTCACAGATTGATACGTCATGCCTTACGTGGGAAGGACAGCCCTACCAGGGAAAAATAGCAATTGTCGAGAAACTCACTGTGAGTATTGCTGGTTGCTATGCAGAGGTGAAGTGTGGTTAATGTGTGATAGAAACTGTGTTCTGGTGAAGAACATCAGGACATTAAGGATTTTGTTTGGAGCTTGTTAGGATATAATAAAAATACATTATGATGTTTAAATAACAGGTGTTTGAAATCTTGAAGGGAATGACAATGAGCTGAGTCATTTCAGTGCAATAAaaactgggcgatatggcctcaaatctatattgcgatataatctgaagcatgtgcggtatcgttatatattgcgatatatttttttcctctgtttatatatgtcaaaatgacatgcttttaaatatcctcatgtggcaaatataccgtaatttccagactatagagcgcacctcaatagaagccgcaccaacaacaaaaaaggttttctacacacacatgctgcactcaaatacaagccgcggcgcagcagccacatgcaggtctccggcgcacagcgcatgtacggccataacataagatagttagacagaaagacgctacacggaggtttttcgttgttgttttaattcaacaaaacaaattttaaacacgggtgaacgtgcctgcaagtttataaaataaaaacagcactgacacattattaccggtaatttgcatgtttagaaggaaAGAACAGctgacagcattaataagccccggatgattagaaaataaaaactgcacacaaaacatgcctggttagtaaataaaacacacttgaataccagaaaaagtcattctctcatcttcctcttgcgcactaaagccattaaagtcctcttcttcagtgtcggagttgaacagcctcagaagagcttcgtcacataccttttctgtggtgatgtcagtgtcgctgtcatcatccccgggtgaagctggcttggatgagttcttcccgctgccgtctccagcgccgaaccacggattcattcatgccaagcttacgtgcggcagcgctgtttccctcctttactgccagatcgatggccttcaatttaaatgtggcaacatatgaactcatacgtgtagttaccatgatgagggggtatggatttgaaaataatTCTCCGTCGTgccagctgcttgcatgtgctaaattaaaaggaGCACTTTCTtctatttccacttttgacttccacctgtttcactttctgctaaagcgccccctgcaggtgaaggaaaatcttcagtaaagccgcacctcattataagctgcatggttcaaagtgtggagaaaaagtagtggcttatagtccggaaaatacggtatgccacttgaggcatataggcctcctcccccgcccactccatgcttgcaatcactgccattctgttgtctcaatgtcagcagggtgcaaatCTTATTGACGTCATGAGTTATCGCGGTATTTCgatatgtagggatgggtacctttgacatttgaattgattccagggcttcccttacataggcttagccgtggcggcccgccacggctgaaatcccaccgccacgcctacaagatcccaagtgtttgtttttttttggcgctgtttcccgaagaagcagcaggaactactatgttgtggcttgtgatcacagccggcaggcagcaaggaggagcaggcagggcagggtgaagttacagcataagttactgagtttaaaattagaaaggtagcagtggatgtaatgctttgtggtttacatgtttcaatagcattaagataaatgagtgttgacgatcttgacagggtttcctccagtactTATTagtccaggttttcctccccccaccaggctaagcatcacttattcatgtacaatttatttattttttcgtgtctgactttaaccgcatctaatcctgtattacggcgtgagcgcaacagcgacaacttaagatcgatgtgtgagcagcctgagaggtcgggtgtttcatctgaacccttaaaacctccagcaggctacgctgcactattgacgtgttagcgcgcggcgctaacaacttagcgacgctacatgtctcggagaaagcgtaaaaacacgttggactcttcttctgaagcgggaaaataacgcttcttaagcagagcacgacgccgcctcggctcgttcaccctctgccgagccggactgagctcgataacattgacccagcacagccactgggtcgttggagctgccccgtgactgcctgatggaaatccagcgggtttcatcagactcgtagtttcttgtttttgctggggacccccggtattttaccgctccctcctgcagtcttcccctattaacatttaaaatgattctgtaaactccgtgtatcaatagaaacaatctctgcctctgccagctgcagtaaatgtagtctccaaataataaataagaggtgcattcatctgtgtatctcctttgatccgcattagtgatattctcagcaccagaacagtgaagcaaagaaacagattcctgagtttgttagtaattttatttattaggtgcatctgacctgttctatttttctctgaaatgagatcaaatcagtgcttctatgggctgtctccaatctgcactggaaaattttactttatttagagacgtgtcataattcccCCCCGAAACACtgtattcggtactaattcccggtacctaggaatcgataccggtacttaacggtaccaattttagatacttttgagtgtttaatattttaattctcttttataattaaatatatatttttatcaatatataaccatatttgataaatatcacgataaataacatacaactgtttgtattttaacatcgtccttgtagttttataagctgataattaaactgaagcaaacatctttactgtgaactaaatttactgtgtatcttcattccttttgccgtcttttttcatttgatttttcctactgggaagttagaatttccgaggagaaagcgaacgcaccattagctgataacaatggtggcaatggaagctaacatatcaagctaactttatcttaaacagtttatttagctgctggagcagattaaaacgatgatgcctcacacttagatcgttgtcactggtttcatcttcacccaatcacccgtcgcatttagtaaagtgaagccaaactttagagcgtgttcatgttcttctagtcggagaattccgaggagaaagcaaacgcactattagcgaaacggaagctaacatatcaagctaacgttaccttaaacaTTTTatgtacctaccggagcagattaagatgaggatgtctcacttagatcgttgtcgctggtttcatcatcacccagttacccatcacatttagtgaagtggacccaagcgttagcgtgcgttctttctaccgtgctgctctgtttacaactggctcgcagcgaccgacgacataacgctcttgcgcatgcgcagctgtcttggcaagttctcgttatgaaggacgggtaccgaaacgaggcaccgtttgaaatgacgtgaatcggtgctcagtcggtactatggaattcggtcggtaccaaaaaaagtaccaaattcggtacccatcgctagcgatacagccaaaaactctatcattacccaattttatattgtttccaccttatatcgtttatattgcccacccctaataAAAACCATTAATAAAGATTACAATTAGATATTTTTGTAGGGATTTGCTTACTTTTCCATTCAGTTCTCAATATGAAAGAGTTTGAGGAATCTGAGGAATGGGAACCCCTCTTTGTGGTTGTCATCTCCTGATGTCTGCTTGGAGGCACCATCACAGAAGAACAGAATAGCCATTTTTGTTGTTGTACAGCAAAATTGCAATGCCACACCCTTGGTGCGAAATGTAAAAGAGTACAAGAAATTTTCTTTTCTTGAAGAAAATAATACAGAAATAATCCAAGAAAGGTGGATTGTGGTCAAACAGATTAGTGTTCCAGATCTTTAGTGGAATAAATGGCCTCTGTGTGAAAAGGAGCATCCAGACtgaagtcactgatggtgcaggcGTGAATCAGGGTTCTTCTGTGGCAGCAATAGTGAACTAAAGTTTTAATGCAGCATCTGCTGCCTCCAAGTCTAAAGACCACTTTTGGttctgaggaagaggaggggatGGGTTCTGGATGGGCCTGACCTAGGGCTgagcaatatggcctaaaatcaatatcatggtATATTAAGGAGATGAcaataaatggatgataactacacgtatgcacaaaaacaaaagttatccactagagggggctgtctgtcatgtgacttgaggtggtacagcttcttaaaagggacatgaatgtcgccaacctacacacaccctttattttttataaaatttgttGACATGGGAAAATATTGGTCCGAGTCAGAAATGTCGATCATGCATTTTTGATTCATCGCCCTGACCTGTCCCTAGTGAAATAATTCAGAATCCAACCTCAGATCTTGAACATCTGAAGATGTTGGTAGAAGATCTCGTGTTTGGATGTTTTCTGGTAAAGACGGCCCTTTAATTAACAACTGGCCTCATCTTTATGCAGCCGGCTAAAGATGCTGAAGATGGATCGAAGGTCCTGTCTAATGCATCTAATTTTGTTGTTTCttttgttcctgtgtgtgtgctaGAGTCTCCCCTTCACAAAAATAGCCCATAGTATAACAGCAGAGGACCACCAGCCAACTCCAGACAGCTGCATCTTGAGTATGGTTGTAGGACAGCTGAAAGTAAGTAACCTTTCTGTTCCTTCCTCACTTCCCCCATGCATATAGTGGCTAGTGGCGTTAAGAGAACTTGGTTAGGAAACACGCTTTTGGTCCTGAAGCTAATATGCTAAATGCCCCCGACCCCCGGTTGAACTCTTCCTGATTTTTTTGCCAGCTGAATCATTTCTGGATCACAGTAGCGCTAGTGTTCTAACCTGGAACAGGGTCTGCGGAGGATAACTATCAACAACATATACGGGATAATATAGACCACATCTAGGATGCCACGATTAAATAATATGTTCATTATGAAGGTAAGTTAACAAACTTCTGCCTTAGGTTTCTAAATGATACATGCTAGCTCTTTATGGTTATCCCTGAAGTCAGGACACATACTCATGGCGAGGTGTCCTTCAGCATTACGGCCCTCGTCTCTGGaaagagctgctggagaacctcagcgccgcagagaacgttcatgtttttaagacctGGCTCAAGATTCATGTATTAGCTTAGTTTTAACTAATTATTTATTATTCGTTGTACATGATTAGATTTTAgcattgtttcattatttaattatattattactgccttatatgattttatttattttcttttatcacttatattagctcttttatttttatattttaactaatCTTAATCCAgtttttcctctgtgggggccctctgccccaggggcggtggtcggctgttgCTGCCTGGGCACTCTACGGGTAGTGcttgggtggtggtgggggtctaTGCCCTCCCTCCTCAAGGGCGCCCTGACTTGGTTGCTGTGgttgacctgatgctgccggggcagacggctcctctgatggcgtttccttgccttaccttacttagctcatctgaactcagcaaaatataaaaaatataatgtttacttgtgtgtgtgtgtgtgtgtgtgtgtgtgtgtgtgtgtgtgtgtgtgtgtgtgtgtgtgtgtgtgtgtgtgtgtgtgtgtgtgtgtgtgtgtgtgtgtgtgtgtgtgtgtgtgtgtgtgtgtgtgtgtgtgtgtgtgtgtgtgtgtgtgtgtgtgtgtgtgagagtgagactGTTAATGCTTTTAAACTGCTATGGAaatcattttaattctgtaaagcactttgagtcgcaCTTTTGCGTGAAAAGCTCTTTATAAATACAATCTGATTGATTAGCACAGTGAGGAAGCAATGCTAACAATGTTAGCAGAGAGTTAGCAtttcagaaacaaaaaaaaagtctcCTGATGTTAAGCTATTGTTCTGATAACATTGTTAGCGTTGCTTCGACACTGCTAACGTTGGCTAGTAAACAGCTAGCATGTATCATCATTTAGCAACCCAAAGCAGAGATTTGTAAACTCGCATTCAAAATGAGTGTTGGTGGACACAAACCTTGGTCTTCATTTGAATGTGGTCTGGATTATCCTGTTGACAGTATCTTTGGCAATAAATGCAATAACATATACAGAGGGTACTGCAACCTAGAAGTGATTCAGCTGGTTAAAAGGTCCGGAAGCATCAAGCCGGGGGTTCGTGGCATAAACCCTATTAAGCTTTCTGCAGAATTTGTTTGTAGGATTGTGTTAAAACCGATGGATCTGTAACGCTTTTGTGTTTGCAGGCAGATGAAGACCCGATCATGGGCTTCCATCAGAGTTTCATCCTGAAGAACATTAACGACGCGTGGGTGTGCACCAATGACATGTTCCGGCTGGCAATTCACAACTTTAGTTAAGCTGCCTGTTTACGCCGGCGGGCAGGGGCGGCCATAGCGGGAGGCCTTCATGAGATGAAGCTGAGGTTGTGCAGAAGAGAACGCACTCGCCCCTCCCTCCTGCCGTCTTATTTACGCCTGTTTGACAGCCGAGCAAATGCCAGATTCTAGATGTCGGTCACTGAACTCGTCCAGGTGGGTTTTTTCTGACCAGCCCAGCAAGTAGAACtgcgttgtttttgttgttgttttctctcTCTGAGAGCCGGCTGACCAGTCGGGACGCCCCTGTCTGCCTCTCCGCTGACCTGCATGATGCTGGGAGCCCCTCATTATAAAAGCTACACTCAAGCCGCCAGAAGGACAAACAGCTGACTGATGCCATTAAGTCTGTTCTGCTCTCAGCTCGTCTTCATCTCAACCGTTCTCCCCTGCCGACTCGGTTCTGTTAGCACTGTAGTGGACTGGTTCATAGATCCATGTTCAGGTTCAGTCCGCCTCTTTTCTGATTTAGGGTTTGTTTTTAGATGCCACTCATGTCTTGCTTTAGCTTGCCTTAGTGTGTTGACTTCAGTTTGATCTTCCTGTGTTCAGATGCTAAGTTTGGCGTAACAAGCCAAAGGAGGACGTCGGTTCACTGTGCTCTTCTCTAATCCTGCATTTTCCATCGTCTTCTTTCACACGTCTGGCAGTTAAAATGGACTACAGCCACGATACAAAATAAATCCTGGACATTTTTCTTAATTGTGTCGCCTTCCCCCCCGTTATTTTGTAGCTTCtcagtttttattcatttagagtaTGACTTCCTTTGAACTGGTTTAAAGTATCTTTGCTTGTTTTTGGTTGGTTTCACTAACGGAGGTTTGGATTTCTGCTCTGGCTGAAGGCACTTTGGCCAAGTGTGCTAAAATAAACAGTTTTCACGTTTGGTGCCATGAATCTGTGTTTTAGTCCTAGTGAGGTctgatcagatgtttttacatgacTGAAGCCTAAAGGAGTGACAGCGGGGGCGCTAACTAAGTTACCGTGTGGCTCGTCAGCTGCAGCTGCAAAAGAAAACCAGTAGATCTCGAACCGCAGCTGCCGCTGTGGTTTGTTTACGTTTTATTTCTCAAGATATTTTCATTGTGAAAAATTCACATACACGTAAAACAACTCGGCGGTGTGTAAAAATGGCCAGTGATAAACGGTATCCGCGGGTccataaaaagtcttaaatttgcttttccaaatttaaggccttaaaaatccttaaaaatgacaaataatccttaaatacagtttccaaaggccttaaatgtccaaagacccaataaacaagattcttttatttctataaaatttttgtgaatttctagttagttcagcgttttttgtgtacgatgttggcgtaagcggaaccgtacacattcagttggtttgtgaaagggggctatttttagatgagcacattagctggttaagctagtgggagtttgcgccatggggaagtgcaacattaatggtaactggatggctaatcccacgttcacgacatggttagcaccggttccaggcaatagctggaaattatagcttaaatttaatttaaaaaatagcttaaatttggtcaaagtggccttaaaaaaggtcttaaaaagtcttaaatttggctcccttaaacctgcagataccttgGATAAAGTAATGAATTAAACGCAGCCTTCTAAGATGGTGGCATACATCGCTAAAACAAAATAAAGGGAACTTTTAAAGAATGCAATGTAACTCCCAAGTCAGTCACACTTATGTGAAACCAAACTGTCCACTTGGGAAGCTACACTGATTGATGACCAGATTCACCTGTTGTAGAAATGAAATAACAGTTGGAAATTACAGGGAATTAGCTAAATATCCCCAATAAAAAAAAGTGGTTCTGCAGGTGTTGACCACAGGCCACTTCTCAGCTTTCTGCCTGATGATTTGATCACGTTTGAATGCTGGCGGTGCTTTAACTCTTGTGGTGGCATGAGCCGGAGTCTACAACCCACGCAAGTGGCTCGGGTAGtgcagctcatccaggatggcacatcaaaGTGAGCTGTGGCAAGAAGGCTGTCAGCATAGTGTTCAAAGCAAGGAGGTgcttccaggagacaggccagtaCATGAGATCTGGGGGAGGCCATAAGAGGGCAACAACCCAGCAGGAGGACCGATACCTCCTCCTCTGTGCAAGAAGGAAATTACTTCCAGTGGGCCACAAATGTGCAAGGGTCTTCTCAAACGGTCAGAAACAAGACTCCATGAGGGTGTTGTGAGGGCCCGGCGTCCATAGGTGGGGGTTGTGCTCACAGCCCAACACCGTGCTGGACATTTGGCATTAGCCAGAGATCACCAAGATTGGCAAATTCACCACTGGAGCTCTGTGCTCTTCACAGATGAAAGCAGGTTCACACTGAGTAGGGATGTCCCGCTCCGGTGTTGATATCGTCCCAAAAAAACTATTGGATTTTATCGGACTGCATAAATCTCCGATATTAGCAGTACGTTTGGCTTTAATTTCCATTCCAGAAATTCAATCCAGCAGTACCTGACTATTTTCAGATAaacctttttatttttacaacCGACCTTTGAACCACTCAGCTCATAAGGAAAAGGCTCCAGTAACAAACTGGTGTGTGATGTTACATTACACACAATAAAGATGAACATTTACACACTTAAGTTATCAGCattctgacacaaaaacaacctgtTTTGGTTTCTTCAGTCAAATCCATGAAATACAGGTTTGTGTCTTTGGGAAACGTATTTTCCCCATTAAGAGCTGATCAActctataaatgagtgtctaatcatgctgtagacatctgtagtcaataatttggcacattagtgcatcttagttaaaatttaaagagcaagtaacccctTCCCGAGTCcactcctacttcctgtttgaaaactgcaacgaatgctgttgcctggcagaccgatagGGCGAAGCCAGTAACAAATACACTCATGAAACTCCACCAACACGTCGTGTGAGTTGTCCAATTACTTTCTTTATTAGTCAGCCACACCAACAACACTTCCTTTTTGCTACTCCGC is drawn from Nothobranchius furzeri strain GRZ-AD chromosome 4, NfurGRZ-RIMD1, whole genome shotgun sequence and contains these coding sequences:
- the nutf2 gene encoding nuclear transport factor 2 codes for the protein MAEQPLWEQIGSSFVRHYYQMFDSDRSQLGSIYIDTSCLTWEGQPYQGKIAIVEKLTSLPFTKIAHSITAEDHQPTPDSCILSMVVGQLKADEDPIMGFHQSFILKNINDAWVCTNDMFRLAIHNFS